In Moorena sp. SIOASIH, the following proteins share a genomic window:
- a CDS encoding metallophosphoesterase → MLYDPSIATKIAKIKQWVCWRNPGIINQGIDQTQLVLDDGHNECPEFSFLVLGDTDSDTEYGRKLQAQIAQQLLDHIDTCPFTLHTGDLVYPFGSGEFYLEKFIKIYREVFGVRSPVKKTDCTRLVFNQPIFPVPGNHDYYDLTFLPRLFAQLSLPLRRWLKYQLGFTLGWDSSYQGKAYAHAFLDCLSQPHKRSNLAEYLNQHYTAKTETGRCLRYQPGHFTRLPNRYYTFRYGGIDFFALDSNTFCISGSSSKPKAGPDQEQLDWLQQRLIDSWHDPQARGRVIYLHHSPYSTEATRWEQPDAIAVRGHLRRVLDQVAAAIGSLPEKRPLVDLILSGHAHCFEYLRTLDTRHADSNLNWLVCGGSGASLRRQRKDGVELMEISRGGYVQMVARSLLFIGQKGKGRTGRSPHTFLRIDVHNGVPPKFVIRPFIVEKLKNKWSSSAIKPFVIDNL, encoded by the coding sequence ATGCTATATGACCCATCTATTGCTACTAAAATCGCTAAAATCAAGCAGTGGGTATGCTGGCGTAATCCTGGGATTATCAATCAGGGAATTGACCAAACTCAGTTAGTCCTTGATGATGGTCACAATGAATGTCCAGAATTTTCCTTTCTAGTTCTTGGGGATACGGATTCAGACACGGAATACGGACGGAAGCTGCAAGCACAAATAGCTCAACAATTACTTGACCACATCGATACTTGTCCCTTTACCTTACACACAGGAGATCTGGTTTATCCATTTGGGTCTGGTGAGTTTTATCTGGAGAAATTTATTAAAATCTACCGAGAGGTTTTCGGTGTTAGGAGTCCTGTCAAGAAAACTGACTGTACTCGACTAGTCTTTAATCAACCGATTTTCCCTGTACCAGGAAATCATGATTACTATGACCTGACGTTTCTGCCCAGATTATTTGCTCAGTTAAGTTTACCTCTACGCCGTTGGTTAAAATATCAGTTAGGTTTTACTCTAGGTTGGGATAGTTCTTACCAAGGCAAAGCCTATGCTCACGCTTTTCTTGATTGCTTGAGTCAACCTCACAAGCGCAGTAATTTAGCGGAGTACCTCAACCAACACTATACGGCCAAGACCGAAACGGGAAGATGCCTGCGCTACCAACCTGGTCACTTTACCCGCCTACCTAATCGCTACTATACCTTTAGATATGGCGGGATTGACTTTTTTGCCCTTGATTCCAATACCTTTTGTATTTCTGGCTCTTCGTCTAAACCTAAGGCTGGTCCTGACCAAGAGCAACTAGACTGGTTACAGCAACGGTTAATTGATTCTTGGCATGATCCTCAGGCACGGGGACGAGTGATCTATCTTCATCACTCTCCCTATTCAACGGAAGCAACCCGATGGGAGCAGCCAGATGCGATCGCAGTTCGTGGCCATTTACGCCGAGTATTAGATCAGGTGGCTGCTGCTATTGGTTCCCTACCAGAAAAACGCCCACTGGTAGATTTAATCTTAAGTGGACACGCTCATTGTTTTGAGTATCTTCGTACCCTTGATACTAGACATGCTGACTCCAATTTAAATTGGCTGGTATGTGGCGGAAGTGGTGCTAGTTTGCGGCGTCAGCGCAAAGATGGGGTTGAACTGATGGAAATTAGTCGGGGAGGTTATGTTCAAATGGTGGCGCGATCGCTTTTATTTATCGGACAAAAAGGTAAAGGCAGAACAGGCCGCTCTCCTCATACTTTCCTACGGATTGATGTACATAACGGTGTTCCCCCTAAGTTTGTAATTCGGCCATTTATAGTTGAGAAACTCAAGAATAAGTGGAGTAGTAGTGCTATCAAACCCTTTGTGATCGACAATCTATAG
- a CDS encoding polysaccharide biosynthesis tyrosine autokinase codes for MVHNFSPSPPSVTSSNGSFPPLPQGSPWLESEDSEWDLGRWFAVARRRGVVIVGVTVTGISFVIPRSLNEEPSYQSKFRILVEPVNAENDLGNLTPGLGNQNIKSSLDYQTQIQVLRSPELMEVVLAEVQKTYPEISYNSLIGNLKITRLGKTKILEISYQGNDPDLILTILEQLAKVYLNYSLNERQTNLRQGIQFIENQLPSLQARVNELQNQLQAFRERYQFTNPDSQAELIASQITALKQENLALEQQLAKSRFNLGSLQEETGAVAALSEAPLYQQIIGQLREVETQIAAELTRFQAQSTAIRLLQNQRQNLLPILEQEAERILGSKLAEAVTEVQRLETQRQTLLVAQQQLKQQAQQMPALTRQYTDLQLEIQIATEGLNRFRATWETLQIEAAQTEIPWEVIEAPVRPVAPISPNIQRSITLGAVASLAVGIGVALILEKLDNVYHTALELKQQSKLHLLGNIPINKQIAATPSNNSLAKVGGLLSKPFTWLIPALKQKSTPYIYYGDSQSSHFLEALRVLYTNIQLLSSDRPIRSLAISSALPGDGKSTIAIYLAQTAAAIGKKVLLVDADLRKPQVHRRLELPNQSGLSNLIAQTLSPSDVIEDNLPVAGLSVLTAGQLPPDPTKLISSQKMAQLMAGFHETFDLVIYDTPSVLGLADTSLLSPLTDGLILVTRVGKTDRSALTQALENLKLSQIQVLGIVANGVKGDSLSPYKYYKSGYGSNHKEQDWEEEENLTPTLFK; via the coding sequence ATGGTTCATAACTTTTCTCCCTCTCCTCCCTCAGTTACGAGTAGTAACGGTAGCTTTCCCCCTTTACCTCAAGGGTCACCGTGGTTAGAATCAGAAGACAGTGAGTGGGATTTGGGCCGTTGGTTTGCGGTGGCGCGACGGCGAGGAGTAGTCATTGTAGGGGTAACAGTGACAGGGATATCCTTCGTCATCCCGAGAAGTTTAAATGAAGAGCCAAGTTACCAAAGCAAATTTCGGATTTTAGTAGAGCCTGTTAATGCTGAAAATGACTTAGGCAATTTAACGCCTGGTTTAGGGAACCAAAACATTAAATCTAGTTTAGACTACCAAACCCAAATTCAAGTCCTGCGTAGTCCTGAGCTAATGGAAGTAGTGCTCGCAGAAGTACAAAAAACCTATCCCGAAATTAGTTATAATTCCCTAATTGGCAATTTAAAAATTACTCGCTTAGGGAAAACTAAGATCTTGGAAATCAGCTACCAGGGAAACGATCCGGATCTGATCCTCACTATTTTAGAGCAATTAGCCAAAGTCTACCTGAACTACTCCCTGAACGAGCGCCAGACTAACTTACGCCAAGGGATTCAATTCATTGAAAACCAGTTACCATCCTTACAAGCCAGGGTAAATGAACTGCAAAACCAATTACAAGCCTTTCGAGAGCGATATCAGTTTACTAACCCAGACAGCCAAGCTGAACTAATCGCTTCTCAAATTACCGCCTTGAAGCAGGAAAACTTAGCCCTTGAACAACAATTAGCTAAAAGCCGCTTCAATCTTGGTTCTCTACAAGAAGAAACTGGGGCTGTGGCCGCTCTTAGCGAAGCTCCACTATATCAGCAAATTATTGGTCAGTTAAGAGAGGTGGAAACGCAAATTGCTGCGGAATTAACTCGCTTCCAAGCACAAAGCACGGCGATTCGACTTCTCCAAAATCAACGGCAAAACCTCCTCCCAATCCTAGAGCAAGAAGCAGAGCGAATTTTAGGATCCAAGTTAGCAGAAGCTGTAACTGAAGTGCAAAGGCTTGAAACCCAACGTCAAACCTTATTAGTTGCCCAACAACAGCTAAAACAACAGGCTCAACAAATGCCTGCTTTAACCAGACAATATACCGACTTACAGCTAGAAATACAAATTGCTACTGAGGGGTTAAACCGTTTTCGGGCTACCTGGGAAACGTTGCAAATCGAAGCCGCCCAAACCGAGATTCCTTGGGAAGTAATTGAAGCCCCAGTTCGGCCAGTGGCTCCCATCTCTCCTAATATTCAACGTAGTATAACCTTGGGAGCTGTAGCTAGTCTTGCTGTAGGCATTGGTGTGGCTTTGATTTTGGAAAAATTAGATAACGTTTATCACACTGCCCTGGAACTAAAACAGCAAAGCAAACTCCATTTGTTAGGGAATATCCCCATTAATAAACAAATAGCAGCAACGCCAAGTAATAACTCCCTAGCCAAAGTAGGAGGTTTATTGTCTAAACCTTTTACGTGGCTAATACCAGCTTTGAAGCAAAAATCAACGCCTTACATCTATTATGGGGACTCCCAATCCTCACACTTTTTGGAAGCCCTACGAGTACTCTATACCAATATTCAATTACTGAGTTCAGACCGCCCAATCCGTTCTCTGGCAATCAGTTCAGCTCTGCCTGGGGATGGTAAGTCAACCATTGCTATTTACCTGGCTCAAACAGCGGCAGCCATAGGGAAAAAGGTGTTATTAGTTGATGCGGATCTGCGTAAACCCCAAGTTCATCGAAGATTGGAGTTACCCAACCAGTCTGGATTAAGCAATTTAATTGCCCAAACCCTATCCCCTTCAGACGTAATTGAGGACAATTTACCTGTAGCTGGCTTATCAGTCCTAACCGCAGGTCAACTTCCCCCAGATCCTACCAAGCTGATCTCTTCCCAGAAAATGGCACAATTGATGGCAGGTTTCCACGAAACGTTTGACCTGGTGATTTATGATACTCCCTCAGTTTTGGGATTAGCGGACACTAGCTTGCTTAGTCCTCTTACTGACGGCTTGATTCTGGTAACTCGCGTTGGGAAAACAGATCGTTCTGCTCTGACCCAAGCTCTTGAGAATCTGAAACTGTCTCAAATTCAGGTTTTAGGCATTGTTGCTAATGGTGTTAAAGGTGACTCTCTTAGCCCTTATAAATACTACAAATCTGGTTACGGAAGCAATCACAAAGAACAGGATTGGGAGGAGGAAGAGAACCTTACCCCGACATTGTTCAAGTAA
- a CDS encoding SLBB domain-containing protein yields the protein MLRALVLIPMSAAASYSLGFGLSNNWNYNDHPIVQLISGDQSRNVSYSNQGKNDTNLPKSPTVTLPQTFAKPKFSLTQSQLNQSNSQPTLPGLSRQTVSPKNFAKIQPPLPPATVNPAEIVKTLPIDRIVARSVGGDLLTMRFETVDAAPVKVPKTPRAEMISPIAKVEKQKKSELGANANNTNRPLEKLTFSSEVTWVNGSFYQMSNQAEDHPEIVFTVDAAPVKVPKKPRAEMISTFTPVSQSSLPLPGAPTPELVTAQSEMPAPGIAKVEKQTKSELVANANNTNRSPGKLTFSSDVTWVNGSLDLFQKREQRIWEQGTVNKNSRKGMQSAKEGSQGVYKVRTQVTHTAPPHSLFHQEQYQKNTFAKGLLSQRSNQVEDHPEIILADANLAASGNLAMVTFRELLPNGEQLREILPAPTIAQSTIAQSTIAQSTPTPSQGQSSQGQSSQGQSTETLPVPTFEQPTQTLPSSQGQSTEIVPLPTFGKPTQTLPSPYPTEFTTPVPAVELVSPVIDQTYTLGAGDLILITIFKMPEFSGEQQVGVDGSIKLPLVGKLSVDGMTLEEAEIAIATQYQSELRSPAITVSLLQPRPLQIAISGEIKQPGSYVLPLINNAQFPSLAQAVQLAGGMTQSADLERVEIRRTQPSGITQTITVNLSQLLQAGDLSQNLILRDGDVIKIPTTTEVDLAKTAQLAASNLASTEEISDVAVVGEVFRPGAYRLKGGQNGTSRPTVSQAIQTAGGIKPSANVREIQVRRPTRDGTEQLININLWKLLQDGDLSQDLALQKGDTVIIPTATEITAVEAAQIASTNLSPDVIRVNVAGEVKQPGTVEMPSNTTLNEALLSVGGFNERAEKIVELIRFNPDGSLTRREIEVNFKQGIDPQTNPLLSQNDIIIAGRSSYTKITDTISNILEPILKILNPLRSLF from the coding sequence ATGCTTAGAGCCTTAGTATTGATTCCGATGTCAGCCGCCGCTAGCTATTCTTTAGGGTTTGGGCTGAGTAACAATTGGAATTACAACGATCATCCTATTGTCCAACTGATTTCTGGTGATCAATCAAGAAATGTCAGTTACTCCAATCAAGGAAAAAACGATACCAATCTGCCAAAGTCACCAACCGTTACTTTACCACAAACGTTTGCTAAGCCAAAGTTTTCCCTTACCCAATCTCAGTTAAACCAAAGTAATTCACAGCCAACCCTACCAGGGCTCAGCCGACAAACCGTTAGCCCAAAAAACTTTGCAAAGATTCAACCACCCCTTCCTCCTGCAACCGTTAATCCGGCAGAGATAGTTAAAACACTACCGATTGATCGAATTGTTGCTCGCTCCGTTGGCGGTGATTTGCTCACAATGCGATTTGAAACAGTCGATGCAGCTCCAGTGAAGGTACCGAAAACACCGCGAGCTGAGATGATTTCCCCAATAGCTAAGGTTGAGAAACAAAAGAAATCGGAGTTAGGAGCAAATGCCAACAATACCAATAGACCTCTGGAGAAATTAACCTTTAGCTCAGAGGTGACTTGGGTTAATGGCTCGTTTTACCAGATGTCTAATCAAGCAGAGGATCATCCCGAGATTGTCTTTACAGTCGATGCAGCTCCAGTGAAGGTACCGAAAAAACCCCGAGCTGAGATGATTTCCACGTTTACCCCAGTTAGCCAAAGTTCCCTCCCTTTGCCAGGTGCTCCCACTCCAGAATTAGTGACAGCACAATCTGAAATGCCAGCTCCAGGGATAGCTAAGGTGGAGAAACAAACGAAATCGGAGTTGGTAGCAAATGCCAACAATACCAATAGATCTCCGGGGAAATTAACCTTTAGCTCAGACGTGACTTGGGTTAATGGTTCATTAGACTTGTTTCAGAAGAGGGAACAGCGGATCTGGGAACAGGGAACAGTGAACAAGAATTCACGAAAAGGGATGCAGTCGGCCAAAGAGGGTTCCCAAGGGGTTTACAAGGTGCGGACGCAGGTGACCCACACAGCTCCTCCCCACTCGCTATTCCATCAAGAACAGTATCAGAAAAATACTTTTGCAAAAGGTCTATTGTCCCAGAGGTCTAATCAAGTAGAGGATCATCCTGAGATTATCCTTGCCGATGCCAACTTAGCTGCTTCTGGAAACTTAGCTATGGTTACATTCAGGGAATTACTACCTAATGGTGAACAGCTGAGGGAGATTCTACCTGCTCCGACTATTGCTCAATCGACTATTGCTCAATCGACTATTGCTCAATCTACACCAACACCGTCCCAAGGTCAGTCGTCCCAAGGTCAGTCGTCCCAAGGTCAGTCCACAGAAACCCTACCTGTGCCCACCTTTGAGCAACCTACCCAGACACTACCATCGTCCCAAGGTCAGTCCACAGAAATCGTACCTCTGCCGACCTTTGGTAAACCTACCCAGACACTACCATCCCCCTATCCAACTGAATTTACCACTCCTGTACCTGCTGTAGAGCTAGTTAGCCCTGTTATAGACCAGACCTATACCCTTGGTGCAGGTGATTTGATTCTAATTACTATTTTCAAGATGCCAGAATTTAGTGGCGAACAACAGGTTGGTGTGGATGGCTCTATCAAGTTGCCCTTAGTCGGGAAACTGAGCGTTGACGGCATGACCTTAGAAGAAGCTGAAATCGCGATCGCAACTCAATATCAATCGGAATTGCGCTCTCCTGCCATCACGGTTAGTTTACTACAACCCCGCCCGTTACAAATCGCTATTTCTGGGGAAATTAAACAACCAGGCTCCTACGTTTTACCTTTAATCAATAATGCTCAGTTTCCCAGTCTCGCTCAAGCGGTTCAGCTTGCTGGAGGTATGACCCAATCGGCGGATTTAGAGCGAGTCGAAATTCGGCGTACTCAACCTTCTGGTATCACCCAGACTATTACCGTCAATCTCTCACAACTGCTGCAAGCAGGTGATTTGAGTCAAAACCTGATTTTGCGGGATGGGGATGTAATTAAGATTCCCACCACCACTGAGGTGGACTTAGCCAAAACCGCTCAACTAGCAGCATCTAACCTAGCTAGCACTGAGGAAATATCTGATGTTGCTGTGGTAGGGGAAGTATTTCGACCAGGCGCTTACCGCCTAAAAGGAGGACAAAACGGCACTAGTCGCCCGACAGTTAGTCAAGCGATTCAAACCGCCGGAGGCATTAAACCCTCAGCTAACGTGCGGGAAATTCAAGTGCGTCGCCCCACTCGCGATGGCACAGAACAGCTGATTAACATTAACCTCTGGAAATTATTACAAGATGGCGACCTCAGTCAAGATTTGGCCTTGCAAAAGGGAGACACAGTGATTATTCCTACTGCCACAGAAATTACCGCCGTAGAAGCTGCTCAAATTGCCTCGACTAACCTTTCTCCAGATGTAATTCGGGTCAATGTTGCTGGAGAAGTGAAACAACCAGGAACAGTCGAAATGCCATCTAATACCACTCTTAATGAAGCTTTGCTTTCTGTGGGTGGATTTAATGAGCGAGCAGAAAAAATTGTGGAGCTAATTCGTTTTAATCCTGATGGTAGCCTAACGCGAAGGGAAATCGAAGTCAATTTTAAACAAGGAATTGATCCCCAAACTAACCCTCTGCTATCCCAGAACGATATTATCATTGCTGGTCGCTCCAGTTATACCAAAATTACTGATACCATATCTAACATTTTAGAACCAATTTTAAAAATATTGAATCCTTTACGTTCCTTGTTTTAA
- a CDS encoding MraY family glycosyltransferase — protein MVSPGYYVLAFIIAALIVFKTIPLVKAAAINYQYTDLPAERKVHRQPMVRLGGISICAGTLLALFLVWSLGGLADFPPDVYSEVWAVVLGSFCFFLIGVTDDLVNLSPLTRLLLQAVVASVAWEMGLGISVVSLPGVGIVHLGWLSLPITVLWLTAVVNAINWIDGLDGLASGVAGIAGVMIFLLSLFMGETEAALISAALVGSLLGFLYYNFNPAQIFMGDGGSYFIGFTIASLSVIGLVKGAVATTVLLPFLVLAVPLLDMSAVITLRLCQGSSPFQADQRHLHHRLLKAGLSHRVTVLLIYALTLWVGSLALVCVEVPRSPLIIGSTTILLGCVTWRAWESVHHSSTKETTVETKEGALNR, from the coding sequence ATGGTTTCCCCTGGATATTATGTACTTGCTTTCATTATCGCGGCTTTAATTGTTTTCAAGACTATTCCTTTAGTTAAAGCGGCTGCCATCAACTATCAGTACACTGATTTACCAGCCGAGCGTAAAGTGCATCGACAACCGATGGTGCGTTTAGGGGGAATTTCTATTTGTGCTGGCACCTTACTTGCTCTATTTTTAGTATGGAGTCTAGGAGGGTTGGCTGATTTTCCCCCTGACGTTTATTCAGAGGTTTGGGCAGTTGTTCTCGGCAGTTTCTGCTTTTTCTTAATTGGCGTCACCGACGATTTGGTAAATTTATCGCCCTTAACGCGCTTGTTACTCCAAGCGGTCGTTGCCAGTGTCGCTTGGGAAATGGGGCTGGGGATTAGCGTTGTCAGCCTTCCAGGAGTGGGAATAGTACATTTAGGATGGCTCAGCTTACCTATTACCGTGCTCTGGCTGACAGCGGTTGTCAACGCCATAAATTGGATTGATGGACTGGATGGCTTGGCTTCAGGAGTCGCTGGTATTGCTGGGGTGATGATTTTCCTCCTCAGTTTGTTCATGGGGGAAACTGAGGCAGCACTGATTAGCGCGGCATTAGTAGGGAGTTTATTAGGATTTTTGTACTACAACTTCAATCCAGCTCAAATTTTTATGGGAGATGGTGGCTCCTACTTCATCGGTTTCACTATCGCTAGCCTGAGTGTGATTGGATTGGTTAAGGGTGCCGTAGCTACCACAGTCCTCTTACCCTTTCTGGTCTTGGCAGTACCCCTTTTAGACATGTCTGCTGTGATTACCCTGAGATTATGTCAAGGCAGCTCACCTTTCCAGGCCGATCAACGCCATCTCCATCATCGTTTGTTAAAGGCAGGTTTGTCTCATCGAGTAACGGTGTTACTGATTTACGCCCTAACGTTATGGGTTGGCAGTTTAGCTCTAGTGTGTGTTGAGGTTCCTCGCAGTCCGCTAATTATAGGTAGCACAACTATTTTACTGGGATGTGTCACTTGGAGAGCATGGGAGTCTGTCCATCACTCTTCAACGAAGGAGACAACAGTGGAGACAAAGGAAGGGGCCTTAAACCGATGA
- a CDS encoding glycosyltransferase family 4 protein — MVLIKQPKTSKHMKNCLPTTTVSEQSLRLSVLTQFFPPDYAATGQLIQELVMQLGKQGMDIKVFTGQPGYAFGTATAPIYEKLGKVQIKRSRAAQLWPQRIRGKAVNGLIFAVRAFLHLVKNYRRRNLVLLTTAPPFFPVVAYLARRIFGMRYVCLIYDFYPDIAVELGVIGHNHPLARFWRGLNRRVWRKAEAIIVLSSAMKQRVIDTCPKLANKVAVIHSWANPDVIVPLPKPDNWFAQKHNLVNKFTVLYSGNMGRCHDIDTILETAKLLKDEPIQFVCIGSGAKREALIEDVKRLGLTNFLFLPYQDKEVLPYSLTACDLSLVSVIPGMESLVAPSKLYSALAAGVPVAVICSREAYLTELIAKAKCGASFVNGDSQGLADYIRYLAANQELVKSLGQAGREYLLENFTPEVIAKQYDQVLCEALSGE; from the coding sequence ATGGTTCTAATTAAACAACCAAAAACATCGAAACATATGAAAAACTGCTTACCAACAACAACAGTTAGTGAGCAGTCTCTGCGGTTGTCTGTACTAACTCAGTTTTTTCCTCCTGACTATGCTGCTACTGGCCAGTTAATCCAAGAGTTGGTGATGCAATTGGGCAAACAAGGCATGGACATTAAGGTGTTTACTGGGCAACCAGGCTATGCCTTTGGGACTGCCACTGCACCAATCTATGAAAAATTGGGAAAAGTACAAATTAAGCGATCGCGTGCGGCTCAACTGTGGCCTCAGCGCATTCGTGGTAAGGCTGTCAATGGCTTAATTTTTGCTGTGCGAGCTTTCTTGCACTTAGTTAAAAACTATCGTCGTCGTAATTTGGTGTTATTAACGACTGCGCCACCGTTTTTCCCTGTGGTTGCCTACCTGGCTCGTAGGATTTTTGGTATGCGCTATGTTTGCCTAATTTACGATTTTTATCCAGACATTGCTGTAGAGTTAGGAGTTATTGGTCACAATCATCCCTTGGCTCGATTTTGGAGAGGTCTCAATCGTCGGGTTTGGCGTAAAGCGGAGGCAATTATTGTCCTCAGTTCAGCCATGAAGCAACGAGTGATAGATACTTGTCCTAAACTAGCTAACAAGGTTGCAGTGATTCACAGTTGGGCTAACCCAGATGTGATTGTGCCACTCCCCAAGCCAGATAACTGGTTTGCCCAAAAACATAACTTAGTGAATAAGTTTACGGTGCTTTACTCTGGTAATATGGGGCGCTGCCATGATATTGACACGATTCTTGAGACTGCTAAATTACTGAAAGACGAACCGATTCAGTTTGTCTGTATTGGTAGTGGTGCGAAGCGAGAAGCCTTAATCGAGGACGTGAAGCGCTTAGGCTTAACTAACTTTCTGTTTTTGCCCTACCAAGACAAAGAGGTGCTGCCCTACTCCTTAACCGCTTGCGATCTCTCTTTAGTAAGTGTGATTCCTGGTATGGAAAGCTTAGTGGCTCCTAGCAAACTCTACTCCGCTTTAGCTGCTGGGGTTCCCGTGGCGGTAATTTGCTCTCGGGAAGCGTACTTAACTGAGCTGATTGCCAAGGCTAAGTGCGGTGCAAGCTTTGTGAATGGAGACAGCCAAGGTCTGGCTGACTATATCCGCTATCTGGCAGCTAATCAGGAGTTAGTCAAGTCTCTAGGTCAGGCTGGTCGTGAGTATTTATTAGAGAATTTTACTCCTGAAGTGATTGCTAAACAGTATGATCAGGTTCTTTGTGAAGCGTTGAGTGGGGAGTAG